The Fibrobacter sp. UWEL genome includes a region encoding these proteins:
- a CDS encoding thioredoxin-like domain-containing protein, with amino-acid sequence MKRLSVLLLLLASYVCATPWLGATFKRVTHENHLALRIIGVHPESGCFTAGVVADDLIVGIQGKVLTDISQVQDAVSKGKAGQTIKLDVVRADKKLSLKVKLTDRPDDISSLTGSAIGSKIAKFGENFYQNSSKRKEKPKATLLDFWATWCGPCRKTLPVLASVYNKHSKDGLEVIGISSEDLNTLNAFYGQHASPYPLYRDASQDLWRRYGIRAVPTLMLLDQNGYIKQVWSGAPSEAMVEKLVLEVLQEAR; translated from the coding sequence GTGAAAAGACTTTCGGTATTATTGCTTCTGCTTGCTTCCTATGTATGTGCCACCCCCTGGCTGGGGGCTACCTTCAAGCGTGTCACTCATGAGAATCATCTGGCCCTTCGCATTATTGGCGTCCATCCGGAGTCAGGCTGCTTTACCGCAGGTGTTGTGGCGGATGACTTGATCGTTGGCATTCAGGGAAAGGTTCTGACGGATATTTCTCAAGTTCAGGATGCAGTTTCCAAGGGCAAGGCTGGACAGACCATCAAGCTGGACGTAGTTCGCGCTGATAAGAAACTTTCCCTGAAGGTGAAGCTGACGGACCGTCCCGATGATATTAGCAGCCTTACTGGTTCTGCCATCGGAAGCAAAATTGCGAAATTTGGGGAGAATTTCTACCAGAACTCTTCAAAACGTAAGGAAAAGCCAAAGGCAACCCTCCTGGATTTCTGGGCAACCTGGTGCGGCCCCTGTCGCAAGACCTTGCCGGTTCTTGCTAGCGTTTACAACAAGCATTCCAAGGATGGACTTGAAGTCATTGGCATTTCTAGCGAAGATTTGAACACCTTGAACGCCTTTTATGGTCAACACGCCTCTCCCTATCCCCTTTATAGGGATGCATCTCAGGATTTATGGCGTCGTTATGGCATCCGTGCGGTGCCAACTTTGATGCTTTTGGACCAAAATGGCTATATCAAGCAGGTTTGGAGTGGTGCTCCTAGCGAAGCAATGGTGGAAAAGTTGGTCCTGGAAGTCCTGCAGGAGGCCCGTTAA
- the dnaA gene encoding chromosomal replication initiator protein DnaA yields MSVEWERCLNYLRGMLSDTVYKTYFAQTKLSSQTTGHAVISVPNGLDVGVYGAYKALIGLAWKEVSHEEGAMEFDFQQQEAAVQQSASQNTFKDFVKPSVPLSGSFRFENFVPGDKAQLAFNAALAVARNPDGTQYNPLFIYGSSGLGKTHLLQAIGNYILEEDPTKRVCYLTSEDFSQQYMKCLREQRITEMSDFYRNEVDILLVDDIQNWTGKNETQNEFFLIFNALHQAGKQIVLTSDAPAAEVKNLSDRLVSRFAWGLTVDIQPPDVETREAILHKKAEERHLEISDDILHYLAENIASNVRCLESAIIKLTLQSSLMNHDIDMNIAQKVVAEIAPTLRRRVSLDAVLHAVSKHYEVPEAKLIETGRGTKEISKARQVAMYLMRECSPISLQSIGSRFGGKDHSTVVHAIKSIKKEMETDPSFARLIESLKNSIHD; encoded by the coding sequence ATGTCCGTCGAATGGGAAAGATGTTTGAATTATCTCCGTGGAATGCTTTCTGACACGGTCTATAAGACCTATTTTGCTCAGACCAAGCTCTCTAGCCAGACCACTGGCCACGCCGTAATTTCTGTTCCCAATGGACTGGACGTAGGCGTCTATGGCGCTTACAAGGCTCTGATTGGTCTCGCCTGGAAGGAAGTGAGCCATGAAGAAGGCGCCATGGAATTCGATTTCCAGCAGCAGGAAGCCGCTGTCCAGCAGTCCGCTTCCCAGAATACCTTCAAGGATTTTGTTAAGCCCAGCGTTCCCCTTTCCGGCAGTTTCCGTTTTGAAAACTTCGTGCCCGGCGACAAGGCCCAGCTGGCATTCAACGCAGCTCTCGCAGTTGCACGCAATCCCGACGGAACTCAGTACAACCCGCTGTTCATCTACGGTTCTTCTGGACTTGGCAAGACTCACCTGCTCCAGGCAATCGGTAACTACATCCTGGAAGAAGACCCCACCAAGCGAGTTTGCTACCTGACTTCCGAAGACTTTTCCCAGCAGTACATGAAGTGCCTGCGCGAACAGCGCATCACCGAGATGAGCGACTTCTACCGCAACGAAGTTGATATCCTGCTGGTGGACGACATTCAGAACTGGACCGGCAAGAACGAAACCCAGAATGAATTCTTCCTGATCTTTAATGCACTGCATCAGGCAGGCAAGCAGATCGTTCTCACCTCCGACGCACCTGCAGCAGAAGTGAAGAACCTTTCCGACCGTCTGGTGAGCCGTTTCGCCTGGGGTCTGACCGTCGATATTCAGCCTCCTGACGTAGAAACCCGCGAAGCCATTCTCCACAAGAAGGCCGAGGAACGTCATCTGGAAATCAGCGACGACATCCTTCACTATCTTGCAGAAAACATCGCAAGTAACGTCCGCTGCCTGGAAAGCGCCATCATCAAGCTCACCCTTCAGTCCAGTTTGATGAATCACGATATTGACATGAACATCGCCCAGAAGGTGGTTGCAGAAATCGCTCCTACCCTCCGTCGCCGTGTTAGCCTGGACGCCGTACTTCACGCCGTCTCCAAGCATTACGAAGTTCCCGAAGCAAAGCTTATTGAAACGGGCCGCGGCACCAAGGAAATTTCCAAGGCACGTCAGGTAGCCATGTACCTCATGCGCGAATGCTCCCCCATCAGCCTTCAGAGCATCGGTTCCCGCTTTGGCGGTAAGGACCACTCCACTGTGGTTCACGCCATCAAGAGCATCAAGAAGGAAATGGAAACAGACCCCAGCTTCGCTCGCTTGATTGAAAGCTTAAAGAATTCAATCCACGATTAA
- a CDS encoding squalene/phytoene synthase family protein — protein sequence MANILEQAGVGEAVLSGKEAWAYSEDILLKVSRTFALNINALKGKLHKSILLAYLYLRIADTVEDDPDMNASEKEALLDKFASIFKTAELKDEAVSAFEDALPASWRARATEPYFDLCLHTHVVVPLLKELPEVYAAPVRDVTIEMCGGMAKFAKRQEAALSSGWFTLESVGDLDEYCYYVAGIVGKLLTHLFAADTCFINDVRKAEMQKLDVSFGLALQIANIVKDCREDSERRVCFVPEEICRKYGFAHSYDMFVGNDVLSGMSAEDRADFEKRRAAVMGELVQKAWKHLDDAIAYTKLIPNIKMRTRLFCLWPLFMAAENMKLIGDGSSIFASDKKVKITRDTVKQIVKSTMKHFYSDKWIDKRYSEVHS from the coding sequence ATGGCTAATATTCTTGAACAGGCTGGAGTGGGCGAGGCCGTGCTTTCCGGAAAGGAGGCGTGGGCTTATTCCGAAGATATTCTGTTGAAGGTTTCTAGAACTTTTGCCCTGAATATTAATGCGCTTAAGGGTAAGCTCCACAAGAGCATTCTCCTGGCGTACCTGTATCTTAGAATCGCGGATACGGTGGAAGACGATCCGGACATGAATGCTTCTGAAAAAGAGGCCCTGCTGGATAAATTCGCCAGTATTTTTAAGACTGCGGAGTTGAAGGACGAGGCCGTTAGCGCTTTTGAAGATGCCCTCCCTGCTAGCTGGCGTGCTCGGGCTACGGAACCTTATTTTGATTTGTGCCTGCATACTCATGTGGTGGTTCCGTTGCTGAAGGAACTGCCGGAAGTGTATGCCGCTCCCGTTCGTGACGTGACCATCGAAATGTGCGGTGGTATGGCCAAGTTCGCCAAGCGTCAGGAAGCTGCCTTAAGCTCCGGATGGTTTACTCTGGAATCTGTAGGTGATTTGGATGAATACTGCTATTATGTGGCCGGTATTGTAGGAAAACTCCTTACGCATTTGTTTGCCGCAGACACCTGCTTTATTAACGATGTCCGTAAGGCGGAAATGCAGAAGCTGGATGTAAGCTTTGGCCTTGCTCTCCAGATCGCCAACATCGTGAAGGACTGCCGCGAGGACTCCGAACGTCGAGTCTGTTTCGTACCCGAAGAAATTTGCCGCAAGTATGGCTTCGCTCATTCCTATGATATGTTCGTGGGGAATGATGTACTGTCTGGAATGTCTGCGGAGGATCGCGCCGACTTTGAAAAACGTCGTGCGGCCGTTATGGGTGAACTGGTCCAGAAGGCATGGAAACATCTGGACGACGCCATCGCCTATACCAAGCTCATTCCAAACATCAAGATGCGCACCCGTCTCTTCTGCCTGTGGCCGCTGTTCATGGCCGCCGAGAACATGAAGTTGATCGGTGATGGTTCCAGCATTTTCGCCTCCGACAAGAAGGTGAAGATTACCCGCGACACCGTGAAGCAGATTGTGAAATCCACCATGAAGCATTTCTACAGCGACAAGTGGATCGACAAGAGATATAGTGAGGTTCACTCCTAG
- the lspA gene encoding signal peptidase II → MKFYNKLPFHIAVIIFSIVSDQLTKLWALSRFSNETGAPNHDIINVVGEFIRFQLVFNKGAAFSSRPQDLMPFLPPWLFFLLISIVAAVVLFWFYKSIDKRDYLSRLGIVMIIGGAIGNFIDRMRLQMVVDFIDCDLPDFIMTRFPTFNVADSFVTVGVAFVLLSPFILKKLHKQIKEEEKAKKAAKAAASVQATEEK, encoded by the coding sequence ATGAAGTTTTATAACAAGTTGCCGTTCCATATTGCAGTCATTATTTTCAGCATTGTCTCTGACCAGCTTACCAAGCTTTGGGCCTTGTCCCGCTTTTCCAATGAGACGGGTGCTCCTAATCATGATATCATCAATGTGGTGGGCGAGTTCATTCGTTTTCAGCTGGTGTTCAATAAGGGAGCGGCCTTTAGCAGCCGCCCTCAGGACCTGATGCCCTTCTTGCCGCCTTGGCTTTTCTTCCTGCTGATTTCCATTGTGGCCGCAGTGGTGCTGTTCTGGTTTTACAAGTCCATCGATAAGCGTGACTATCTGAGCCGCCTTGGCATTGTCATGATTATTGGCGGTGCCATCGGTAACTTCATTGACCGCATGCGTCTGCAGATGGTGGTAGACTTTATTGACTGCGACTTGCCTGATTTTATTATGACCCGTTTCCCCACATTTAATGTGGCGGATTCCTTCGTGACCGTAGGCGTGGCTTTTGTCCTTCTTTCTCCCTTCATCCTGAAGAAACTGCATAAGCAGATCAAGGAAGAGGAAAAAGCCAAGAAGGCAGCAAAGGCTGCTGCATCCGTACAGGCTACTGAAGAAAAATAA
- a CDS encoding RluA family pseudouridine synthase, which produces MNYLVDEKKNGERIDKFLTSVLENVSRTDVQKMIAAGDVKVGGVPTPKNFRVETGMVVVCGEIPEKEASTLEPQDIPLDIVYEDDDIVVINKPRNLVVHPGAGVKDGTLANGLLYHFKENLSTVNGALRPGIVHRLDKDTPGLMVVAKNDNAHRHLAHQLETRTLHRTYNALVWGSPRDLEGTIDAPIGRNPRNRLKMAVVDGGKESRTHFEAKKFFAFATLLELQLESGRTHQIRVHSRYMGHPVVGDPLYDGRDGCLNRVQPLLREVAEKVLEIAPAQLLQAVKIELIHPTTGKKMKFKVPLEKPFDQVLKLLKKECPADAPVFDEDEGFRDFDPEMRFEGEPDFVDEYESDEVLALLPEEACPYKERKTRAERLAERKERAAARKAKAAERKLIKQMKAASKRGVSAEDFVEPGYEPTIDPNLL; this is translated from the coding sequence ATGAATTATCTTGTAGACGAAAAGAAGAATGGTGAACGCATCGATAAGTTCCTGACGAGCGTTCTGGAAAATGTTTCCCGCACTGATGTGCAGAAGATGATTGCTGCCGGCGACGTGAAGGTGGGTGGGGTTCCTACTCCCAAAAACTTCCGTGTGGAAACGGGCATGGTGGTGGTCTGTGGTGAAATTCCCGAGAAGGAAGCATCCACCTTGGAACCTCAGGATATTCCTCTGGATATCGTCTACGAAGATGATGATATCGTCGTGATTAACAAGCCTCGTAATCTGGTGGTTCATCCCGGTGCTGGCGTTAAGGATGGTACTCTGGCCAACGGTCTTCTGTACCATTTCAAGGAAAACCTTTCTACGGTGAATGGCGCTCTCCGTCCGGGCATTGTCCATCGTCTGGATAAGGATACTCCGGGTTTGATGGTTGTGGCTAAGAACGATAACGCTCACCGTCACTTGGCTCACCAGCTGGAAACCCGCACTCTCCATCGTACTTATAATGCTTTGGTGTGGGGTAGCCCCCGTGACCTGGAAGGAACCATTGACGCTCCCATCGGACGTAATCCCCGCAACCGCTTGAAGATGGCTGTGGTGGATGGCGGTAAGGAAAGCCGTACCCATTTTGAAGCCAAGAAGTTCTTTGCCTTTGCAACCCTTCTGGAACTGCAGCTGGAATCTGGACGTACTCATCAGATTCGTGTCCATAGCCGTTATATGGGTCATCCTGTTGTCGGTGACCCGCTGTATGATGGTCGCGATGGTTGCTTGAACCGCGTGCAGCCCCTTCTCCGTGAAGTGGCTGAAAAGGTTCTGGAAATCGCTCCCGCCCAGTTGCTGCAGGCTGTGAAGATTGAACTGATTCATCCTACCACCGGCAAGAAGATGAAGTTCAAGGTTCCTCTGGAAAAGCCCTTTGACCAGGTCCTGAAACTTTTGAAGAAGGAATGCCCTGCTGACGCTCCCGTCTTTGATGAAGATGAAGGCTTCCGCGACTTCGATCCGGAAATGCGTTTTGAAGGTGAACCTGACTTTGTTGATGAATATGAAAGCGATGAAGTCCTGGCTCTACTTCCGGAAGAAGCTTGCCCCTATAAGGAACGTAAAACTCGTGCAGAACGTCTTGCAGAACGTAAGGAACGTGCCGCTGCCCGCAAGGCCAAGGCTGCCGAACGCAAGCTGATTAAGCAGATGAAGGCTGCCAGCAAGAGGGGCGTATCCGCTGAAGACTTCGTGGAACCGGGTTACGAACCGACCATTGATCCGAACCTGTTGTAG